In Mytilus trossulus isolate FHL-02 unplaced genomic scaffold, PNRI_Mtr1.1.1.hap1 h1tg000244l__unscaffolded, whole genome shotgun sequence, the genomic stretch CTCTAATAGAAATTTAAATCCCACTGATGTctttatgacaatgtttattttgatcttttattttttgggtCAGTTATTTTCTACgtcatttaaatattcaataattaGCTGAATCAGGTATTGACATGTCCTTAATAACTTCCTGGTTGGTCGACATTGCAGAAACCGTGAAAGAGAACTAATCttttgtcataacaaaatcaacaGGTATTTGGTTAAAttattagttattttatttaatgactaGGTATAAAATACAGAGTAATGTGTATGTAATCATGTCCatacattgtaaaaaatatgtcttattGTTGAAAGGAGTAAGTTCTTTTTTAGGGTAAATTTCAAGTTATAATTTATTGagcaatatcacaaaaaattatagctaatacagTGATTAGATAGGaaataaaccattttgttgaaaatttatgTTTCTGCGTTTTATTATGACATCACAAGTTATACTTATATTATATTTCCTCGAAAAAATCAATGGAAATAGGAAGATTTCCATAGATTGTTGGACAAGAATCATAGAGCTCATACATGGACAATAAAGATCTTTCAAAATAATGTGTGTAAGGCATTTCatgcatgtcttatttgaatatttagtttGTCAACACCTGCGCTCAATGTTTCATGGTCCTTAATTTGGTTGAAGTCCAGCAGATTTTAACCAAAATCTCTTATCTTTACCTTTTTGggatgtaaaaaatgaacgtgttagaattaaactttgacaaaaatagttCTATTTAACTTTCTCACATGTCTCTAAGTCaccttaaaaacattttttgtcttttaacatTGAACTTTATAATCAGGGCCAAATATTGCCCTTACCAAACTAACTTCTTTAATAATCAACAATGTAATCCATCATTTATCTGTGTGATTGAGaattatatattcaaactaATTCTGTTGTATGTAATCAACAAGAAGCACAGCTAGTGACCAATACAACAGGGTTAATGCATGATAATCAAATAcaaggcccgagaacacagttatttcgtagtgcatttcttttagacaataaattcaaattaaaaaaatcgcacctgctctttctcaaaaagctttttacagtgtagtgtactaccagtgagacaaataatatcaaaattatagaaacttctaccaactcaaactcaaaatattgacaattctgtgttaagggggtgtaaaattcagtttgacagcttcagacgtgataaaatttgaccttttagaactggaccaattcactacttaacataaagattcagcactaaaatttttttgacatgtaattacatcccccaacttaatatttcatgcatttaatatcaagaaataaattgggaaggtatatcaaataaaacatgcaagttatacattgtttacactagggactatattcgtagacaatgAAAACCAAAGGatgataactgtgtccttgggcCACAATAagcagcaacaaacgacaatcattGAAGAATCCAACACGTGCCTGccccatgtcaggagcctgtagtcaTTCGCTGTTTTAAGTTTGTTGTACATTATATCTAAGGAATgactgtattattttttctgtctttaaagaaataacataaaaaatttggtgtaCACTGAATAACACGCGTAatgggttatttaacagtgtgcaccaaattttttatgttatttcgaatagacagaaaaaatattacagtcatttcttatgatttaattctaaattccattttaaaccgtagaaaaccatgaaaaaacattgatgatgtcacggtcacatgacgaaattatgtctatgggctcataacaaaattacgtcagccaatcagaagacgtgttacatctaaaatcaaattatttgcaattgtttattgttttgtccaTGTGTTTGTTTTcacctttgaatttttttttaatatttttcatttcgaGTATCACCATCCATTCACCATTAACTATTTGAACCTTGACAAGAAAGCAAAATAACTTCTATCTTTGAAATTTGCAGGCTATGGCATCCAGTAAACCTATTCCATGTGGACCTTGTATAGAAGGAAAGGTAAACACTAAAGCTGACATTTGGTGTTACAACTGTGATGAAGGATTGTGTTCAACATGTTCTGGTCATCACAAAAGATCTAAAGGAACACGTGATCATAAGactattgatattaaaaattataaccCATCTGTCCAAACTATTAAAACAGAATGTGAAAAACATGATCAACAGCTCACCTTGTACTGTCCAAGTCATTTAATGCCTTGCTGTGATGAATGTATATCCAATACTCATTTGAAATGTACCGGAATAAAAAATCTAGCTAGCATTGTGGAGAAAACCAagattgaaaaatcaaaagaatcTGTAGAGAAAGAAATTAACTCCATCTTACAACTCTtaggtaaaattgtaaataacaaatcacaaaacattaaaagagGAGAACATGAATATGAAAGCATAAAGGAATTCATTGTAAAAATACGCAATGAAATAGATGAACATTTAACCCATCTAGAAAAGAAGATCTACCAAGAAGCAGATACCATCTTGAAtcaggaaaaatcaaaagccaCAGATTTAATCGCtgaaattgaagaaaaacagaaaatcttAAAGAAAATGCAAGACCAGTTACATACAGTCATACCACACACTTCAAAACTCCAATCATTTCTAGGTGTACATCAGATTGAACAACAAGTACATCAATGTCAACGATACATAGATGATCTTGAAAATGACGATAGGGCAAAAGAGTTTAACATCAAAATGGAGGAAAATAATGaaacagaaaagataataaaaaagttagaaTCCTTAGGTGAATTAACTGTTGTTAAAACAGATATGGATTTGAACAGAAAAATCAGTGTGAGGAGGAAAGCACAAGTAGAATCACGAGAAAAATCCAACATAAACAACATGACCAtgaatattgagaaaaatatagagaTCAACATGGATAAGGGGTTGAGTGACATGATTTGTTTGATGGATGGAAGACTTATAATGGTAGAATGGTTAGGCAAAGTTAACCTACTTTCTCCTGATGGCAAACTACAGAAACAGTTACCTATACCTGGTGGAGCATTCAGTGTTACACAGATCAATCAGAACACTATTGGCGTAACTTATCCCTTGAAGCAAGACATTAAGATCATCAATATAGAGAATGAAACAGTTAACAAAGTTAtcacattagaaaaaaaatgctggGGATTATCATCATCAGATAATTCTCTTGTTGTAGGTTTGAGTGATGATGAAATCCGTATTATAGACTTAGAAGGAAATACACTGAAGTCAATACAAGTTGAGAGTCAAACATACCTGGAGAACCTTGTTTATTGTAATGACAGAGTAATCTATAGTGACTATTATGGTGAAGCAGTAAACTGTGTTGATCAATCAGGTAAACAGATCTGGCAATATACACAGGATTTATCATCATCAATAGGACTTTGTACAACTACTTATGGTAACATTATTGTAGCAGACCAGGACTCTCATATAATTATAGTAATATCAAAAGATGGAAAGGAGAGTAAAGTACTGCTTAGAGATGGACTATCGAATCCTAGATGTAtttgtttgaaacaaaatgaGTCTTCAGGTTTTATATGTGATAACACTGGCAAAGActtgacaaaattcaatttatcTTCTGAATGAAATATACACTGGGGAGTCCAAATATCACCTGACTttgatacatgtactaaaactaaaaactcttaattaaataatatatatatttatttaaaaaaattgagtcTTCAGGTTTTATTTGTGATTGCATAGGCACATACTTGACCAAATTCAAAATAGATGAAATATACAATGAGGAGTCCAATGATTACCTGATTAATTTACGATAAAGTAACACAGTACATGTACAGCAactaacatataaaaaagaagatgtggtatgattgccaatgagacaactatccacaaaagaccaaaatgacacaaacattaacaactataggtcaccgcatggccttcaacaatgagcaaagcccatacagcataatcagctataaaagacccggataagacaatgtaaaacaattcaaacgagaaaaattacagccttatttatgttagaaaatgaacaaaacaaatatgtaacacatatacaaaccacaaccactgaattacaggctcctgacttgggacaggcacatacataaataatgtggcggggttaaacatgttatgtCTACTTATTGAATATCATACAGAATCAGTAACCTTAGTTGAGTCTTAATcagttattttggaacatatcctGTGTAGGAGTCTGTTATcagttattttggaacatatcctGTGTAGGAGTCTGTTATCAGTTATTTTGAAACTTATCCTGTGTAGGAGTCTGTTATcagttattttggaacatatcctGTGTAGGAGTCTGTTATcagttattttggaacatatcctGTGTAGGAGtctgttatctgttattttggaacatatcctGTGTAGGAGTCTGTTATCggttattttggaacatatcctGTGTAGGAGTCTGTTATcagttattttggaacatatccaTCCTGTGTAGGAGTCTGTTATcagttattttggaacatatcctGTGTGGGAGTCTGTTATcagttattttggaacatatcctGTGTAGGAGTCTGTTATcagttattttggaacatatcctGTGTAGGATCTCCCCATCATGTCATAATTGTCAACATCTGTACTTCTTAAATATTGAGGTACAATTTGATAGCTGGCATGAGATTCAAAAGATtcaatgtttaataaaaataatgaattttttttttgtgttgattgAAAATAACACCACTCCGGTATATGTTACATGTAGTTGCCAGGAAAACAAGACAGGGGCGAATctagccatttaaaaaaaggaggGGGGGGGCGTAGGTGGTGGATGTCCAAACATAGGACAAAGAGGGGGgattccaactatatgtccccattcaaatgcattgatcatccaaAAAAAGGGAGGTTCCAACCCCCAGAACCCTTGACCCCCTCGATCCACCAATGCAAGAAAACCAGGATGGATTCAAACAGAAAGAGTTTGAAATGTAGACCAGATGCTCTGCAAGTCGCAGCTTTATATGATCCcagaggtcaaaccctgaacagttggggcaagtatggacactaCATTCTAGCTTGACaaagctctgaatttggattgtgattaaatagttgacacagcataggtttctgacacagaatgaatgtgatcaaatgaacttaaataacatgaatgaatgaatgaacatAAAAATCTAGACTAAAACAACCTAGTTCTGTTCTTGTCCTTGAGATTTAAACAAGTTTGCACCCCCTGAAATgtcttattaaaataagaagatgtggtatgatttccaatgagacaatcaTAAATCAAATAGCCTGCTTTTTCTTGAACCATAATCAAGTAATAATGAGAGGGTGAAGTTCAGCTCCCTGCCATACAGACATACCTTACAAATATTCCATtctacaaatatagttgacaatTGCTTAATATacctgaaaaataacaaaaccattaaacaagaatgtgtccaaagtacaagGATGCCCTACTTGCACATCCTTTTTCTATATACAATTTACCATGAAATTGGAGtataaaactctaatttggcattaaaattagaaagatcaaatcaaatgaaacatGTACtagttaattggacttcaacttcataaaaaactaccttgaccaaaaactttaacctgaagtgggacagatgGATGGACAGATTAACAGACTGACGAACaaacacagaccagaaaacaaaatgcccTTCTACTATCCCCAAGACATCTATGGTcataatctcaattcaaatttcaactGGAGTTTGCAACCATAATGCTTGttaaaatacatcataaaagtcttaaaagagtgcacacacttaaatgtctcgccttctgtactaatcattgatattatgttgatagtcctaagtataaagctttattacaactgtcatgtaaacttaacattaaccaagataactaaacaaagaccaatgaaacttgaaaatgaggtcaaggtcagatgaactatgccagacagacatgtacagctaacactgcttctatacaacatatatagttgacctattacttatagtttaagaaaaatagaccaaaacacaaaaaaacttaacactgtgcaatgaaccgtgaaaatgaggtcagggacaaataaaacctgcataaagatcataaaatatttccatacaccaaatatagtagacctatggcatatagaattagataaaaagacaaaaactcaaaaacttaactttgaccactgaaccatgaaaatgaggccaagttCACATGGCatctgccagctagacatgtacaccttacaatcattccatacaacaaatattgtagacctattgcatatagtatgaGAAacacagaccaaaacacaaaaacttaactttaaccactgaaccatgaaaatgaggtcaaggtcaaatgacacctgccagttggaaaTGTACACCTGACAGTCCTTCATTACACCGTATATACTAgccttattgcttatagtatctgagatatggacttgaccaccaaaacttaaccttgttcactgattcatgaaatgaggttgaggtcaagtaaAAACTGTCTAACATACATGAGGATCTATCAAGGTAggcacatatcaaatatagttatccttttacttataataagagagaattcaacattacaaaaaatctgaacttttttttcaagtggtcactaaacaattaaaatgaggtcaaggacatgggacatgtgactgacggaaacttcgtcacatgaggcatctatatacaattaagtatgaagcatccaggtcttccaccttctaaaatataaagcttttaagaagttagctaatgcCACTGCTGCCACCGTAGACGctagatcactatccctatgtggagctttctgcaacaaaagttgcaagctcgacaaaaatataaatggacCTACATTCATGGCTAATATTAATAATACCCGTAGTTAATAGCAACTTAATATTAATTGCTTCCCTGATTGCAGCTGAAAACGACTGCAGATGTCCAACCCTGAAAAGTGAACACAATATTCATGCTAAATaaaggtctgaatttggatcataattaaattttttacacttatatatttttgtttctgtcACAGAATAACTGTCAAAGaacttatattcatttttttgcttttgtgcaatTCACTAGCTATGCTGTTGTGAATAGCCAACCCCCTCCCACTACCAAAAAATTAATCCCTACATTATTGTTGTGGTTTCAaactttgtgtttaaatttcatagagatccattcacttaaactgaagttattgtccggaaaccaaaTGTATTGGACGATGCAGGATGCAATTTTATACGACAGCAGAGTTCGAACCTGAACAtttgggcaagtatggacacaacattcaagcttgatacagctttgaatttggattgtgattaaatagttgagaCAACACAGGTttttgacacagaatgaatgtggtctaagaacttaaacttaaaaaacttaaaattttaaattggacattacctatgatggtccaatatccaaaatctaaataaatggTTAGAtccagcatatcaaagaaccccaagaactcaattttcaaagttcaattttggacccttaagccctcaatgtggaccaatttgataatttggcccaaatatcaaaaatctaaatacctAGTTAGTTTCagcatatatcaaagaaccccatatattaaattttgtttgaaatcaaacaaagtttaactggaccccaatttggaccaatttgaaaactggtcCTATAATCATTCAAAGAGCTGAATAGCTCTGAGGGGAAAGACAGcccttgtttctatttcattttttttttggggggtatcttttgatagtcttcatataaagaatgaaaaaaaattaacagctagaacatgtagaaaggttgacaatattgaaatcaattgttgtttCATGTAATTTGACGTTTCTTTAGTTTACGATTCAATTTAGACCAATGGAAGAGATCTGCATCTTCTAAATCGAAACATACAATTAAAGTTCATAGTTAATTATCTAAAATTCAACTAATTGAATTCTGTCATTTCAAACAACTACAATACTTAATAGTGTGACAGTActcttaagattttttttctttttctgaagAATGGTAGGactgaaaaatctattcagttttaaatttccattgatAAAGTTCCCAGTTACAACTCTCATCACAGGAATACAGGTACTAATAAAAAACAGTATGATTGATGTAAACTGTGTGAAGCTTGTTTCCAAATcctacattttgtaatatttgtaaaatttcatgaataaataggtttaaacaaacaaatgcaatctttgtaaaaaaaaaatttgttaccATTACAATGGTTAttgtatacaaaatttattttttatggaaGACTACTTATCATATACTAAATGTCACAttttaagtgtttattttagtggataattACTCATAAATTGAGGTGCTCCTGATTTGGAGGAAGATTCTCAAAACAgagttttacagaaaaaaaaaaaaaatccttttctctCCCCAATCTCATGTAGCCCCTCGGACTTTGTTTACTTTGAAAGTTGTTGatctacaaattaaagtattgtacAGCGGGTGATCAGTTTAGTCCGAGAACTCGTGTGAACAATGACGTTCCCGATTCAGCTAAGGAATCGTCATTTGACAGTAACTGTGAGTCTGAATTGGTCAGTAAATTAACGGATgagaaaatagttataaaacgCAAATTCGCTCCCCGACGAGCGTGATTGACGGAGTGGCGtttgatttataaacaaaaatgtatcaaaacgTCTATcttcatcttcttttatttttaaatttacatctAAATCAACACAAAATTAAACTGTCGTCTGTTGTGTCACCTTTTATCCTTTGTCAGCAAATGCCAAAAATTATTTTGGTGTCGACTTCCGTTTACCTCTATAATCCGAACACCTGTGAAAACCGAACAAAACGCAAAGTCCCGTGGGTGTTCGGTTTggacaggtttcactgtatattgATTTTTGAATCATCTACTGCAAACATAactatgtttaaatttaacaaataccaTTTTTTAATTAGTGCACAATCTTtgagaatgatttaaataaccagtgaaGGATATCCCTCCTACGTAGTGTGGCATTCCAACAATGACGTcactataaaatataatgtaggttggatatatttagaatatctcgtCATACTGATTTTTCTGGATGGTAAAAGAAACGTAAAACGTGAAAAGGAGAGCTCAATATACGATAATATCGAGAGAAACAGAAGGGAAATGTGTAAAAGAGTGTTTAAAGTCAACCTATTCATTTGTATCTCCCCATCTCATCAATCTCAGTAAGATTTGTTTCTGGTTTTTCCACACTATAAAATGGGGATTGACGGTTTTAAGACATCTTTCCACagaaatctaaatacatgtttaaattcagcatatcaaagaaccccaaggattaaatttttgttgaaatcaaacaaagtttaattttggacctctaTTTGgtccaacttgaaaactgggtcctttagaccttaatgtagaccaatttgaaaatgggaccaaaaattcagaatctacatacaaagttagattcaacatatcaaaaaaCCCCAATACTATTCAAgctttgatgaaatcaaacaaattttaattttggaccatttGGGCCACTTATTCCTTAACCGTTgggggaccaaaactcccaaaatcaatcccaaaaAATTGAACCTGATGACCCACTTTGGGGCAAATTCCCGCCCCAAAAAATAAGTTTGggccagtagttttagaggagaagatttttgtaaaagattagaTAAATTAAGAACAAAATGGTAAACTAGGTGCTTCGGAGGACGCAGCTTTATGCAACCCCAGTGGCCGAACCCTGAACAGGTGGCAAATTTGGTCActatattcaagcttgatactgtctgaattcggattgtgttaaaaaattgacataatataggtttttgTCAGACTATAAATGTGGTCACAGATCTaacaaatctattgcacaatactgtgcaattgaagatttctacttgaaacttttcaaaatttcaaaaaaggaatcccttaaaaaaaatggtaaataaaAAATCCCCCCCCCAACCCCACCCCTCCAACTTATTAAAATTCCCTAGGAGCAATAAACCTTAAATCAATCTCATGCTTTCCTTTGTAGTATTGAACCTTTTTgtacaatttcaaaaagatcCATTCCCATAAACATGCACAcgttattgtcatgattgtttggaaactagaaacatgcttctttttggccAGATATTAATCCCTTTTTTTCACATACAATGACTTTCATGGCAGGCAGGGCAAAAATGTTAACTATagtgttttctattattttgtttatattattttcaggtGCATGATACTGGTTGGATTTGTTTATAGATTAGACATTAGATTAGATTTAGACTTTGTGTGGAAGCCAAATAtaatcatttaacaaaaaaatatttagttttattagTGAAGCTCATTGGATCATTTATTGACAGGATGattccttttaaattttattgcatAGAAAACATTGATTCTACATATAGACAAGGTTATTAAAATCAGAGCAAAACCACACTATAATACAAAGTTATAGCAAATATTTTGTCACCTTATAAGATGAGagacaaaatacatgtatatccagATTCCACAAAGATTTTTCTGTATTTAGAAACATGGTAAGACCATTTTTCTctaatagaaaatttaaatccCACTGAGGTCTTTATGACAAAAGgttattttgaacttttattttttgggtCAGTTATTTTCTACgtcatttaaatattcaataattaGCTGAATCAGGTATTGACATGTCCTTAATAACTTCCTAGTTGGTCGACATTGAAGAAACCGACATTGAAGAAACCGTGAAAGAGAACTAATCTTTTGTCATTACAAAATCAACAGGTATTTAGttaaattataagttattttatttaatcacTAGGTATAAAACACAGAGTAATGTGTATGTAATCATGTCCatacattgtaaaaaatatgtcttattgttcaaaggagtaggttctaaggtcctaaaatggcccccttttttagcgtaaatttcaagCTAGGATTTATTGagcaatatcacaaa encodes the following:
- the LOC134701534 gene encoding uncharacterized protein LOC134701534 encodes the protein MASSKPIPCGPCIEGKVNTKADIWCYNCDEGLCSTCSGHHKRSKGTRDHKTIDIKNYNPSVQTIKTECEKHDQQLTLYCPSHLMPCCDECISNTHLKCTGIKNLASIVEKTKIEKSKESVEKEINSILQLLGKIVNNKSQNIKRGEHEYESIKEFIVKIRNEIDEHLTHLEKKIYQEADTILNQEKSKATDLIAEIEEKQKILKKMQDQLHTVIPHTSKLQSFLGVHQIEQQVHQCQRYIDDLENDDRAKEFNIKMEENNETEKIIKKLESLGELTVVKTDMDLNRKISVRRKAQVESREKSNINNMTMNIEKNIEINMDKGLSDMICLMDGRLIMVEWLGKVNLLSPDGKLQKQLPIPGGAFSVTQINQNTIGVTYPLKQDIKIINIENETVNKVITLEKKCWGLSSSDNSLVVGLSDDEIRIIDLEGNTLKSIQVESQTYLENLVYCNDRVIYSDYYGEAVNCVDQSGKQIWQYTQDLSSSIGLCTTTYGNIIVADQDSHIIIVISKDGKESKVLLRDGLSNPRCICLKQNESSGFICDNTGKDLTKFNLSSE